Within the Gammaproteobacteria bacterium genome, the region TGACAGACCAACGCAACGTGTCGGCCTGGGGTTGAGCCTTCAATGTCTCCAGGATTTGCAGGCGTACCGCATTGCGTATCTGTTCCGCGATCTGGGGTATGAAACGGTAGAGGATGACATCCAGTACATGGGTGTTGAGGAAAGTTTCGCGATCGGTTTCGGCCGCGTAGCTGGCCAGAAGTTTGGCGGCATTGGCATCCAGGCCGCCCTGGCCGATGACTTGCAAGACTTGTTCGGCGTGTTCCTTCCAGGCCTTGCGGCGATCATCGAACTTGTCGTTGTAATAGATTTCCTGGAAGGCAAAGTTTTGATCGAAAGGAACCAGCAGGCTGAGTTGGTTGTACTTGTTGTACAGTCCGCGAATGAGTTGCTGGACTTCTTTTGACCACCCCGGCTTTGTGTCACCCATGCCATGTACGAGGAAGAGGACGTGTTTTCCCATGTTACCCCCTATATGCTTTGTCTTATTCCTTGAGCCGCATGCGCACAGTCAAGATACCGCGTTGTCGCCCACATTAGCATAATGTATGACATTCGCAACTCTATTGCAGGGGGGGGGCAGGGCACAATGCCGTTGACTTAAGCCTTCCCCATCCGTTTTTGCTTGGCGTTGCGCCATTTATTCTGAGGTGTTTTTGACACGCGCGGCTGCCCAGGTTTCGAGGTCTTGGGTTGGTAATAACGGTGTCGAGCGAACGATGCGGCGAGTCGCTCCAGCAACGCTATGGCGCTATGCCGGCATGCGGTGGTGAGAACATAGAGTTTCTGCGCGAAGGCGGCGACAGCGTTTTTAGACTGTGCGAAGACAATGCATTTATTGGTGACGCGCGGCGGGGCGGCGATGGCCTTGAGCGTTTGCGCCATCACCATCGTAATGGCGGCGGCGAACAGCTCTTGCTTGACGCCGTTAACACTGCGCGAGTGAAAACATTCGATTTTGCAATCGCGCTTTTCGGCGCGGTAGTGATCTTCGATCTTCCAGCGGCGCAGGTAGAGTTTGACGATGGATTGGCGCGAAAACGTTTTTGGGTCGATGAGATTGGTCAGCAAGACCGAGAGATTGCCGTCGGGCGAGCGCAGCCGGATCGCGCGCACGCGCAAGGTGGGAGTCAACTCGAGCATCGCCGATGACTTCCCGCCGCGGATGAACGCCTCAACAGCCGAGAAAGAATTTTTGGCGGGGCAGCGAAACAAAAAATAGCCGTCATAGGATTGCTGGCACTTCAGCAGCATGTCGTAACTGGGGTAACCCTGGTCGAAGACGAGCACCCCGCCGGGCGGTATGTGCGGCAGCAGCGCTTGTGCTTGAATACGCTCATCGGCGTCGGCAATGGACACCACCGCGCGTGCGACCGGCAGCTGCCGAAACACATCATACGCGGTGGACACCAACGCCATCGGATAGTGGCCGCGCCCTGGATTGTCGGGATGCAGGCCGCTATCAGGGTCAAAATGCGCACGAATAGCTACACTCGCGGGCAGCTGATATTTGGAGCCGTCAATGGCGTACACGCTCATGCCTTTCCATTGGTAACAGTCTGCGGCGGGGAACAATGTTTGCGCCAACGCGGCGGTTTGCTTGAGCAAGGTGTCGAATACGCACCACGAAAGCTTAGCGCGGGCCTTGGTCAACGCCGAGGCATGAACGGCGTCCGCCCGTGGCCATGCACCTTGATCGCAGGCGCGCTCCGCGAACTGTTCAAATAGCATCGCCATGCCCTGCTCAGCGCCCGAGGCGGCCAGCGACAAGACAAACGACATCAGCTTGGGCAAGGGCAGTTTGCGATCGCGAATAAAATGCTGGGAATGGTGGTCGGGATGATCGGGAAGGAGACGAGGGATAAGAGCAGAAAATTGTTTCCAGAATGCGTCGAGTTGGCATGGTTTTTCAAGGCAATGTGTGTGCCATGATGGACTCCTTTGCGTTGGTCTTTGTAGCTGAATTGATAGCCTTTTTCATCGGTTTATTCTAACAGCCACGTCACTTGACGGCTATGAAAAAAATGGCTTGCGATGCTTAAGTCAACGGCATTGGGGGCAGGGCAGCCGTCGGCCGGAGCTGTCGTTGTTCCCCGTCTGGATTCAGCCGCCGTACACCCGCTTCACCACCCGCGCAATCGCCATCGCGCCTGCTTGCAGCTCTTCCTCCGTGGCAGTGAGGCTGATGCGCAGGCACTGTTCCTTATGCGGCCAGTCTTCATTGAGCCCAGGGAAGAACGATGCCCCCGGTACGACGATGACGTGTTCCTTCTTGATTTCCTGGTACAACTGCTTGTCGCTGATGGGCAGATCATTCAGCCACAGCCAGGCGAAGATCGCCCCTTCCGCCTTGTGCAGATACCACGGCACATCATCCGGCATTTCGCGGTCTAGCGCAGCGGTGAGGATCTCGGCCTTGTGCTGGTAGTGAGGTTTGATGACGGTTTCTGACAGGCGCGCCAGTTCGCCTGAATTGATGGCTTGTGCCGCCAGTGCCTGCCCGTAACGCGAGGAATGGATGGCCGCGTTTGCCTGGAAGCATTCCAGCGCATGGATGTTGCGCTCATCACCAATGGCTATGCCCACGCGTTCGCCAGGCAAACCCACCTTGGACAAGCTCATGCAATGAAGTACATTCTCGCCGAACACCGGCGTCATCTCCGTGAACACCAAATTGGGAAAGGGCAGGGCATAGGCCGAATCAATCAGCACCGGTACATTGTGTCCCGCAGCCATATCCACTATCCGTTGCACCTCGGTATCCGTCAGAACGTTGCCGGTGGGGTTCCCGGGGCGTGAAAATAGCACCGCACCCGTGGTTTCGTCGATGCGCAGTTGATCGAAGTCAGGGCGATACTTGAAGCGGTGTGGCGCCACAATGTCGATGGTGGGCTTGTAGGCGTGCAGTGATTCGGTGGTGAGCGTCACCCCGCCATAGCCGGTGTAATCGGGGCTTAGGGGTAATACGATCTTGCGCAACCGACCTTCGGCATCATAACCGCCGAAACAATTCGCCGCATAGAAATACAGCGCCTGGCTGCCGGGAGTGATCAACACATTGCGGCGTGTGATGCCCCAATGGTAGTGGGTATTGAACCAGTCCACCACCGCGTCGATCAGCGGCATATAACCCTGGCTTGCCCCGTATCGCCCCACTACCTCGCCGAAATCCGGTCCCGCCAGCAGCTTTTGGGTATATTCACGCCACATGGTCTCCACTTCCGGCAGTATCAGCGGGTTGCCTGCGCTGAGGTTAGTCCACTTGCCGGGTTCCGACTGGAGGGTTTCGACGATATCCTTCATGATGGCGCGGACGCCGCTGAGCTGGGACATTTTCTGCCCGATTAGGCTAAGATGGGGTTGCACGGTTGATTTTTCCTAAAATATTTCAATTTTGTGACAGCATATTGTACAACAGGCGGCATTGTTGCCTGTATTGATCTTGTATAATTGCGAGCCTACAACTTGCCAGGAAAAACTATGGAACTCTCTGCGCTCACCGCGATTTCCCCTATCGATGGCCGTTACGGCGATAAAAGTGCCGACTTACGGCCCATCTTCAGCGAATTTGGTCTGATCCGGCATCGTGTGCTGGTCGAAGTGCGATGGTTGCGCATGCTGGCCGATCACCCTGGTATTGCCGATATACCCAAGCTCGGCGAGCATGCCATCAATGTGCTGGAGGGTCTTGTTACAAATTTCAGCGTAGAAGACGCCCTGCGTGTCAAAAATATCGAG harbors:
- a CDS encoding valine--pyruvate transaminase translates to MQPHLSLIGQKMSQLSGVRAIMKDIVETLQSEPGKWTNLSAGNPLILPEVETMWREYTQKLLAGPDFGEVVGRYGASQGYMPLIDAVVDWFNTHYHWGITRRNVLITPGSQALYFYAANCFGGYDAEGRLRKIVLPLSPDYTGYGGVTLTTESLHAYKPTIDIVAPHRFKYRPDFDQLRIDETTGAVLFSRPGNPTGNVLTDTEVQRIVDMAAGHNVPVLIDSAYALPFPNLVFTEMTPVFGENVLHCMSLSKVGLPGERVGIAIGDERNIHALECFQANAAIHSSRYGQALAAQAINSGELARLSETVIKPHYQHKAEILTAALDREMPDDVPWYLHKAEGAIFAWLWLNDLPISDKQLYQEIKKEHVIVVPGASFFPGLNEDWPHKEQCLRISLTATEEELQAGAMAIARVVKRVYGG
- a CDS encoding IS4 family transposase translates to MPLPKLMSFVLSLAASGAEQGMAMLFEQFAERACDQGAWPRADAVHASALTKARAKLSWCVFDTLLKQTAALAQTLFPAADCYQWKGMSVYAIDGSKYQLPASVAIRAHFDPDSGLHPDNPGRGHYPMALVSTAYDVFRQLPVARAVVSIADADERIQAQALLPHIPPGGVLVFDQGYPSYDMLLKCQQSYDGYFLFRCPAKNSFSAVEAFIRGGKSSAMLELTPTLRVRAIRLRSPDGNLSVLLTNLIDPKTFSRQSIVKLYLRRWKIEDHYRAEKRDCKIECFHSRSVNGVKQELFAAAITMVMAQTLKAIAAPPRVTNKCIVFAQSKNAVAAFAQKLYVLTTACRHSAIALLERLAASFARHRYYQPKTSKPGQPRVSKTPQNKWRNAKQKRMGKA